One genomic window of Thioclava sp. GXIMD4216 includes the following:
- a CDS encoding response regulator yields the protein MDGTVLVADDDRTIRTVLTQALTRAGCRVHATASLTTLMRWVEEGKGDLVISDVMMPDGNGLQQLPKIAELRPGLPVIVISAQNTIMTAVQAAEADAYDYLPKPFDLPDLMKRAQKALEQKRKHQVSPPKPVEIEPREQKSDLPLVGRTQSMQALYRLVARVMNADLPVLILGESGTGKSLIARAIHDFSDRRTLPFVVAQASDLQGSEGAASLITRAKGGSLVFDEVGDYDDETQAKIVRLLDALPDPAPRIMATTQVDLAALMEADKFRQDLYYRLGGVTLAVPPLRERVEDIPLLAEHFLGRSENEGLGLRHFSADAMSLVRAYAWPGNVRQLENTIRRLVVTSSEEEISRLEVEAVLGNQPAVEPLRPGGEGEKLSASIARHLRRYFDLHGGNLPAPGLYDRILKEMEAPLIEIALDATGGNQARCADLLGINRNTLRKKITDLDIQVTRRRKLT from the coding sequence ATGGACGGTACAGTCCTTGTTGCTGATGACGATCGCACCATCCGAACCGTTTTGACCCAAGCTTTGACGCGGGCAGGGTGCCGCGTGCATGCGACCGCCTCCCTGACCACGCTGATGCGCTGGGTCGAGGAGGGCAAAGGCGATCTGGTGATCTCGGATGTGATGATGCCCGACGGAAACGGGTTGCAGCAGCTTCCGAAAATTGCCGAACTGCGCCCCGGCCTGCCGGTCATCGTGATTTCGGCGCAGAACACCATCATGACGGCGGTGCAGGCTGCCGAGGCCGATGCCTATGACTATCTGCCCAAGCCGTTCGATCTGCCCGATCTGATGAAGCGCGCGCAGAAGGCGCTCGAGCAGAAACGCAAGCATCAGGTCTCGCCGCCGAAGCCCGTCGAGATCGAGCCGCGCGAGCAGAAAAGCGACCTGCCGCTGGTCGGGCGCACCCAGTCGATGCAGGCGCTCTATCGCCTTGTCGCGCGGGTGATGAATGCCGATCTGCCGGTGCTGATCTTGGGGGAATCCGGTACAGGAAAGTCGCTTATCGCACGGGCAATCCACGATTTTTCTGATCGTCGGACATTGCCCTTCGTGGTCGCGCAGGCCTCGGATCTGCAAGGCAGCGAAGGGGCGGCCTCGCTGATCACGCGGGCCAAGGGCGGCAGTCTCGTGTTTGACGAGGTGGGCGATTATGACGACGAGACGCAGGCGAAAATCGTGCGCCTGCTGGATGCGCTGCCGGACCCCGCGCCGCGGATCATGGCAACAACGCAGGTCGATCTGGCGGCGCTGATGGAGGCGGACAAGTTCCGTCAAGACCTCTATTACCGCCTCGGGGGGGTGACCTTGGCGGTTCCGCCGCTGCGTGAAAGGGTGGAGGATATCCCGCTGCTGGCCGAACATTTCCTTGGCCGCTCGGAGAATGAGGGCTTGGGGCTGCGGCATTTCTCGGCGGATGCGATGTCCTTGGTGCGGGCTTACGCCTGGCCGGGCAATGTGCGCCAGTTGGAAAACACCATCCGGCGGCTGGTTGTAACCTCTTCGGAGGAAGAGATCTCGCGGCTTGAGGTTGAGGCCGTTCTGGGCAATCAACCGGCTGTCGAACCGCTTCGACCAGGCGGGGAAGGCGAAAAACTCTCGGCGTCGATTGCCCGTCACCTGCGCCGGTATTTCGATCTTCACGGGGGCAACCTGCCAGCTCCGGGGCTCTATGACCGGATCCTGAAAGAGATGGAAGCGCCGTTGATTGAAATCGCTTTGGATGCCACCGGTGGCAATCAGGCCCGCTGCGCCGACCTTCTGGGCATCAACCGAAATACCTTGCGGAAGAAAATCACCGATCTCGATATTCAGGTGACACGCCGCCGGAAACTGACCTGA
- the dusB gene encoding tRNA dihydrouridine synthase DusB → MSIQLDNVLIDPPVLLAPMAGITDRPFRSLVGGFGAGLVVSEMVASGEMLTAKPSVRAKARTDMSLDMPSSVQLAGREAQPMGEAAKLVAGMGARVIDINMGCPAKKVTGGASGSALMRNPDHALTLIEAVVAAVEVPVTLKMRLGWCDESRNAAEIARRAENAGVQMIVVHGRTRMQFYKGEADWAAIREVVEAVRIPVVANGDITDAASAREALRQSGAAGVMVGRGIQGRPWLLAQIAHEIYGTPAPEIPQGVDLAELILGHYEEILRFYGAELGLRLARKHLGWYAEAAGAPLRDEMVRAQTPEATRALIRAAFGERMAA, encoded by the coding sequence GATGGCCGGTATTACCGACAGGCCGTTCCGCAGCCTTGTCGGCGGGTTCGGCGCGGGGCTTGTGGTGTCCGAAATGGTGGCCTCCGGCGAGATGCTGACGGCAAAGCCTTCCGTGCGGGCGAAGGCCCGTACCGATATGTCGTTGGACATGCCGTCTTCGGTGCAGCTTGCGGGGCGCGAGGCGCAGCCGATGGGCGAGGCGGCCAAACTGGTGGCGGGGATGGGCGCACGTGTCATCGACATCAATATGGGCTGCCCCGCGAAGAAAGTCACAGGCGGGGCCTCCGGCTCGGCGCTGATGCGCAATCCCGACCATGCGCTGACCTTGATCGAGGCTGTGGTGGCGGCGGTCGAGGTGCCGGTGACGCTCAAGATGCGCCTTGGCTGGTGTGACGAAAGCCGGAATGCCGCCGAGATCGCGCGTCGGGCCGAAAATGCGGGCGTGCAGATGATTGTCGTGCACGGGCGCACGCGGATGCAGTTCTATAAGGGCGAGGCCGATTGGGCTGCCATTCGCGAGGTGGTCGAGGCGGTGCGCATTCCGGTAGTGGCCAATGGCGACATCACCGATGCTGCAAGCGCGCGCGAGGCCCTGCGCCAGAGCGGCGCGGCGGGGGTGATGGTCGGGCGCGGCATTCAGGGCCGCCCGTGGCTTCTGGCCCAGATTGCCCATGAGATCTACGGCACGCCCGCGCCGGAGATCCCGCAAGGGGTGGATCTGGCCGAGCTGATCCTTGGACATTACGAAGAGATTTTGCGCTTTTACGGCGCAGAGCTGGGGCTTCGGCTCGCGCGCAAGCATCTTGGCTGGTATGCCGAGGCGGCGGGTGCGCCCCTGCGTGACGAGATGGTTCGTGCCCAGACGCCAGAGGCCACGCGCGCTCTGATCCGGGCCGCATTCGGTGAAAGGATGGCCGCGTGA
- a CDS encoding ATP-binding protein, which produces MTLPAPGVIWNSLPIPALLIDRYDCVSEVNPAAEQFLNLSARAMQGKSVSERLAINAPLEEIFARTRSGQTTVFVNDVEVTTGEKAPVQCNLQTATLGSDPDQILFLITPRELSDRLGRANMAKTAARSAIGMAEMLAHEIKNPLAGIAGAAQLLSMGLTGEDLELTDLIVDETRRVVKLLEQVEQFGNVRPPEKKPVNIHDVLDRARKSAEVGFGGHMVIRDDYDPSLPLTLGDADQLTQVFLNLLKNASQAAKTEGTITIHTFYEHKLRIRTADGRGKALPLQIEIIDDGPGIPADIAANVFEPFVSGRENGTGLGLALVSKIISDHDGWINLDSVPGRTVFRISLPVAREEE; this is translated from the coding sequence GTGACCCTGCCTGCTCCTGGTGTAATCTGGAACTCCCTGCCTATTCCGGCCCTGTTGATTGACCGCTATGATTGCGTAAGCGAGGTCAATCCCGCAGCCGAGCAGTTCCTCAATCTGTCGGCCCGTGCAATGCAGGGCAAATCCGTCTCCGAGCGGCTGGCCATCAATGCCCCGCTCGAAGAGATCTTTGCACGGACCCGCTCCGGCCAGACCACGGTTTTCGTGAATGATGTCGAGGTGACCACGGGCGAGAAGGCGCCGGTGCAATGCAATCTGCAAACTGCCACGCTGGGCTCCGATCCCGACCAGATCCTGTTTCTCATCACCCCGCGCGAGCTGTCGGACCGCCTTGGCCGCGCCAATATGGCAAAGACCGCGGCGCGTTCGGCGATTGGCATGGCCGAAATGCTGGCCCACGAGATCAAGAACCCGCTGGCGGGGATTGCAGGGGCGGCGCAGCTTTTGTCGATGGGGCTGACGGGCGAGGATCTGGAACTGACGGATCTGATCGTTGACGAGACGCGGCGGGTGGTCAAGCTGCTTGAGCAGGTCGAGCAGTTCGGCAATGTCCGTCCGCCGGAGAAGAAGCCTGTCAACATCCATGACGTGCTGGACCGTGCGCGCAAATCGGCAGAGGTCGGCTTTGGCGGGCATATGGTCATCCGCGATGATTACGACCCGTCGCTGCCGCTGACGCTGGGCGATGCCGATCAGCTGACGCAGGTCTTCCTGAACCTTCTGAAGAACGCAAGCCAAGCCGCTAAAACAGAAGGCACAATCACGATTCACACCTTCTACGAACACAAGCTGCGTATCCGCACGGCGGATGGGCGCGGGAAGGCGCTGCCGCTGCAGATCGAGATCATCGATGACGGCCCCGGCATCCCTGCAGATATCGCGGCGAATGTGTTCGAACCCTTCGTCTCCGGACGCGAGAACGGCACGGGGCTTGGTCTCGCGCTCGTCTCCAAGATCATTTCCGACCATGATGGATGGATCAATCTCGATTCCGTTCCCGGTCGGACCGTATTCCGTATTTCCCTGCCAGTCGCCCGAGAAGAGGAGTAA